The Peribacillus simplex genome contains a region encoding:
- a CDS encoding ABC transporter ATP-binding protein, with the protein MNILEAKKIHKSYGNKFNKQEVLKGLDIGIQEGEFVSIMGASGSGKTTLLNVLSSIDKISNGTITIDGKVISRMKEKQLAEFRKNHLGFIFQEYNLLDTLTVKENILLPLSITKTPHYEAAQKFDSVAKELGISEVKDKYPNEISGGQKQRTSAARAFIHDPSIIFADEPTGALDSKSASDLLNKLSEMNQKRKATIIMVTHDPVAASYCSRVIFIKDGQIYTQLNKGEESRQTFFKDIMKTQGVLGGVQNEH; encoded by the coding sequence ATGAATATATTAGAAGCGAAAAAAATCCATAAAAGCTATGGTAATAAATTTAATAAACAAGAAGTTTTAAAGGGTCTTGATATAGGCATACAAGAAGGTGAATTCGTAAGTATCATGGGTGCATCCGGTTCAGGAAAAACGACTTTGCTTAATGTCCTTTCCTCGATCGATAAAATCAGCAACGGCACCATTACGATCGATGGAAAAGTGATTTCAAGGATGAAAGAAAAGCAGTTGGCCGAATTTCGGAAGAACCACCTTGGCTTCATCTTCCAGGAATATAACTTATTGGACACACTGACTGTCAAAGAAAATATCCTTCTGCCCTTATCCATTACAAAAACACCCCATTATGAAGCGGCACAAAAGTTTGATAGCGTAGCGAAGGAACTGGGCATATCTGAAGTGAAGGATAAATACCCAAATGAAATTTCCGGCGGTCAAAAACAGCGCACATCTGCAGCACGGGCTTTCATCCATGATCCAAGCATCATTTTTGCGGATGAACCGACTGGGGCGCTTGACTCCAAATCAGCTTCCGATTTACTGAACAAACTGAGCGAAATGAATCAAAAGCGCAAAGCGACCATCATCATGGTTACCCATGACCCAGTGGCGGCCAGTTATTGCAGCCGAGTGATATTCATTAAAGATGGACAAATCTATACACAATTGAATAAAGGTGAAGAATCCAGACAAACCTTCTTCAAGGACATCATGAAAACACAAGGTGTATTGGGAGGGGTTCAAAATGAGCATTAA
- a CDS encoding ABC transporter permease, with protein sequence MSINQLILRNLKKNLKNYYLYVFALVFSASLYFAFVTLQYDPSLDEAEGTVKGAASIKAASILLVAIVSIFLLYANSIFIKRRSKEIGLFQLIGMTKNRIFRILSVENLILYFCSVFLGIFVGFAASKLIIMILFKIMGVQAIATLKFSYQPLVQTILVFSAIYLFIMLMNYAFIKRQTILSLFRVTSMTEGKVKKVSMFEMIIGIFGIIMIIAGYVVSSKLFDGAFSEMTELFMAMVFILGTVIIGTYLFYKGSVSFIFNIVRKKKNGYLNINEVLSLSSIMFRMKSNAVLLTIITTVSALAIGLLSLSYISYYSAEKSAQSSIPTDFSMTDMKDADAFKEALSDSKIDYDAKVIDVIQVDVNVKEIMETSLEGVNFDPDIMTVPVISDESVKGINLAEDETLFSGYSNMMEKVMSLKDSGKIELKGKHEVIPQTYMGLKDDTFLSYYFTSGGMPVAIVDQTIFDRLKKDIDPKIQKVSSVNIGIDVKDEAELEKANDLFNKMSFKEEHVNDSQLEMFNTQKKNMGLIMFIVGFLGLTFLITSGCILYFKQMDESEGEKSNYTILRKLGFTRGDLLRGIQAKQVFNFGIPLVVGLLHSYFAVQSGWFLFGTEVWTPMIIVMALYTALYSIFGILSVFHYKKVIKESL encoded by the coding sequence ATGAGCATTAATCAACTCATCTTGCGAAATCTGAAGAAGAATCTGAAGAACTATTATCTGTATGTGTTTGCCCTGGTCTTCAGCGCTTCCCTTTACTTTGCTTTCGTCACCTTGCAATATGACCCATCGCTGGATGAAGCGGAGGGTACGGTGAAAGGGGCCGCCTCCATCAAGGCAGCATCGATCCTGCTTGTTGCGATTGTTTCCATCTTCCTTTTATATGCCAATAGCATTTTCATAAAAAGACGCAGTAAAGAAATTGGCTTATTCCAATTGATAGGCATGACCAAGAACAGGATATTCCGTATCCTGAGTGTGGAAAACCTGATCCTGTATTTCTGTTCCGTATTCCTGGGAATCTTTGTAGGGTTTGCCGCATCAAAATTGATCATCATGATACTATTTAAAATAATGGGTGTCCAGGCGATCGCGACCCTAAAATTTTCTTATCAGCCGCTTGTTCAGACCATTCTCGTTTTTAGCGCCATCTATCTTTTCATCATGTTGATGAATTATGCCTTCATTAAAAGGCAGACCATTCTTTCATTATTTAGAGTGACTTCAATGACGGAAGGAAAAGTGAAAAAGGTTTCGATGTTCGAAATGATCATCGGGATATTCGGAATCATCATGATCATTGCCGGCTATGTCGTCTCATCCAAATTATTCGATGGAGCTTTTTCAGAGATGACCGAGCTATTTATGGCCATGGTCTTCATTTTGGGAACCGTCATCATCGGTACCTACCTATTCTATAAAGGATCCGTAAGCTTCATCTTTAATATCGTCCGTAAAAAGAAAAATGGCTATTTGAACATCAATGAAGTATTGTCCCTTTCATCCATCATGTTCCGGATGAAATCGAATGCGGTATTATTGACGATCATCACAACCGTTTCCGCTCTGGCGATTGGATTATTATCATTAAGCTATATCTCCTACTACTCCGCGGAGAAGAGTGCACAAAGCAGTATCCCTACCGATTTTTCGATGACGGATATGAAAGATGCAGATGCATTCAAAGAAGCTTTATCAGACAGTAAAATTGATTATGACGCAAAGGTGATCGATGTCATTCAAGTGGATGTCAATGTAAAGGAAATAATGGAGACCAGCCTGGAAGGAGTGAACTTCGATCCGGACATCATGACCGTTCCCGTCATCAGTGATGAATCCGTTAAAGGAATCAACCTCGCCGAAGATGAGACCCTTTTCAGCGGATACAGTAATATGATGGAGAAGGTCATGTCCTTGAAGGATTCCGGAAAGATCGAACTGAAGGGTAAACACGAAGTGATTCCGCAAACATATATGGGATTGAAAGATGATACCTTCTTGTCCTACTATTTTACGAGTGGCGGAATGCCCGTTGCCATTGTAGACCAAACGATATTCGACCGTTTGAAAAAGGATATCGACCCGAAAATCCAAAAGGTTTCATCTGTAAATATCGGCATTGATGTGAAGGATGAAGCTGAACTTGAAAAAGCGAATGATCTATTCAATAAAATGAGTTTCAAAGAAGAACATGTGAATGATTCCCAATTAGAAATGTTCAACACCCAGAAGAAGAATATGGGTCTTATCATGTTCATCGTCGGCTTCTTGGGATTAACCTTCCTCATCACATCCGGTTGCATCCTCTATTTCAAGCAAATGGATGAAAGTGAAGGTGAAAAATCCAATTACACCATCTTAAGGAAACTGGGATTCACGCGAGGTGACTTACTCAGGGGAATCCAAGCAAAACAAGTTTTCAATTTCGGCATTCCTTTAGTCGTCGGGCTGCTTCACAGTTATTTCGCAGTCCAATCAGGATGGTTCTTATTCGGGACCGAAGTTTGGACACCGATGATCATCGTTATGGCATTATACACGGCATTATATTCGATCTTCGGAATCCTATCCGTATTCCATTACAAGAAGGTCATCAAGGAATCTTTATAA
- a CDS encoding NAD(P)/FAD-dependent oxidoreductase: MEQQDLFDVTVIGGGPAGLYSTFYSGLREMKVKLIEYQPRLGGKIHVYPEKMIWDVGGLTPTTGEKLIEQLVEQGLTFNPTVVLNEKVESITRNEEGIFVLHTASGHMHFSKTIIVAVGGGILNPQKLEIDGAERFEVSNLNYTVKSFNRFKDKTVIISGGGNSAIDWANELEPIAKKVYLTYRKDSLAGHESQARQLMESSAVCFLNTTITKLIACADHESIEHVELTNQATGEVSYLPIDEVIINHGYERDTSLLRNSKVDIAIADNYYIEGTSSSESSMDGIYAAGDILKHEGKLNLIAGTFQDAANAVNKAKQYIQPDAHGVGMVSSHNEIFKKRNRELIKEMMKPAGVL, translated from the coding sequence ATGGAACAGCAGGATTTATTTGATGTAACGGTCATTGGGGGAGGGCCAGCAGGCCTTTACTCCACTTTTTATAGCGGACTTAGAGAAATGAAAGTTAAACTGATTGAATACCAGCCAAGGCTAGGCGGGAAAATTCATGTCTATCCGGAGAAAATGATTTGGGATGTTGGAGGGCTGACACCCACAACTGGGGAAAAATTAATTGAGCAGCTGGTGGAGCAAGGTTTAACATTCAATCCAACAGTCGTCTTGAATGAGAAAGTGGAATCCATCACACGCAATGAAGAAGGTATCTTCGTTTTACATACGGCTTCAGGTCACATGCACTTTTCCAAGACGATCATTGTCGCGGTTGGCGGCGGAATCCTGAATCCGCAAAAGTTGGAAATAGACGGGGCAGAAAGGTTTGAAGTCTCCAATTTAAACTATACTGTTAAGTCTTTCAATCGATTCAAGGATAAGACGGTGATCATTTCAGGCGGCGGGAATTCTGCTATAGACTGGGCAAATGAATTGGAGCCCATCGCCAAAAAGGTGTATCTGACATATAGGAAAGATAGTTTAGCAGGGCATGAATCACAGGCAAGGCAATTGATGGAAAGCTCTGCAGTTTGTTTCTTGAATACGACGATTACAAAACTGATCGCCTGCGCTGATCATGAATCAATTGAGCATGTTGAACTGACGAATCAGGCAACGGGAGAGGTTTCTTACTTGCCGATTGACGAAGTCATCATCAATCATGGTTATGAGCGTGATACATCGCTTCTTCGAAATAGTAAAGTGGATATAGCCATTGCCGACAATTATTATATTGAAGGTACTTCTTCAAGTGAATCCTCGATGGATGGAATATACGCTGCCGGTGATATCCTTAAGCATGAAGGTAAATTGAACCTGATAGCAGGTACTTTTCAAGATGCAGCAAATGCCGTAAACAAAGCAAAGCAATATATCCAGCCTGACGCTCACGGAGTGGGAATGGTTTCTTCCCATAATGAAATCTTTAAAAAGCGCAACAGGGAATTGATCAAGGAAATGATGAAACCGGCTGGGGTACTTTAA
- a CDS encoding DeoR family transcriptional regulator, translating into MKPSTNRMLTRIKSVYMFISNNGTVSTQELVEEFGITPRTVQRDLNVLAYNDLVQSPSRGLWTTTSKKVKMSS; encoded by the coding sequence TTGAAACCTTCAACAAATCGCATGTTAACCCGTATTAAATCCGTTTATATGTTCATTAGTAATAACGGTACGGTTTCTACTCAAGAGCTTGTAGAAGAATTTGGCATCACTCCTCGAACTGTGCAGCGCGATTTAAATGTCTTAGCATACAATGACCTTGTTCAAAGCCCAAGCCGAGGCCTTTGGACGACAACAAGTAAAAAGGTGAAGATGTCATCGTAA
- a CDS encoding pseudouridine synthase: protein MRIDKILSNIGYGSRKEVKKLLKSGAVKVNDRLLKDPKEQVDPDTEIVTVHGERVEYREFIYLMMNKPPGVLSATEDNYQETVIDILEPEDSVFEPFPVGRLDKDTEGLLLITNDGKLAHQLLSPKKHVPKTYFAVIDGEVTERDIEAFRNGVTLDDGYETKPGELNILKSGLTSDIELTIMEGKFHQVKRMFEAVGKRVVYLKRLSMGSLQLDEELELGEYRELTAEELEQLKAGQPAE, encoded by the coding sequence ATGAGAATTGATAAGATTTTATCCAATATTGGTTATGGCAGCAGGAAAGAAGTGAAAAAGCTCCTGAAATCCGGCGCCGTCAAGGTCAATGACAGGCTGCTCAAGGATCCGAAGGAACAAGTGGACCCTGACACGGAAATCGTGACGGTTCATGGTGAACGGGTTGAATACAGGGAATTCATTTATTTAATGATGAATAAACCGCCAGGCGTATTGTCGGCAACGGAAGACAACTACCAAGAAACGGTCATTGATATCTTGGAGCCGGAAGATTCGGTTTTCGAGCCATTTCCTGTAGGCCGTCTTGATAAGGACACAGAAGGTTTATTGCTGATCACGAATGACGGAAAGCTTGCCCACCAACTGCTTTCCCCGAAAAAACATGTCCCTAAAACATATTTTGCGGTCATTGATGGTGAAGTGACGGAACGGGATATCGAGGCATTCCGCAACGGCGTGACCTTGGATGATGGATATGAAACAAAACCAGGTGAATTGAACATTTTAAAATCAGGTCTGACATCGGATATCGAGCTGACGATCATGGAAGGGAAGTTCCATCAGGTGAAGCGGATGTTTGAGGCCGTTGGCAAACGTGTCGTCTACCTAAAGCGTCTCTCCATGGGGAGTTTACAGCTTGATGAGGAACTTGAGCTTGGTGAATACCGTGAGTTGACGGCGGAGGAGCTTGAACAGTTAAAGGCGGGCCAACCGGCTGAATGA
- a CDS encoding putative polysaccharide biosynthesis protein yields MSSKFLKGAFILTLGAIISKVLGLFYVIPFEHMVGNKGATLYQYGYVPYTIFISFATAGMPLAVSKFISKYNALEEYAVGEKLFKSSLKLMLVTGFLAFLILYTMAPLFTGVFGVRQEDVRDVTEIIRAVSFALIFVPFMSIIRGFFQGHEAMEPTAISQVIEQIVRIVFLLAGVYVVLNVLDGELVRAIQIATFAATVGAVGGLVVLFWYWKKQKPHLDSLMKKDRGTMEISLKEIYKEIFLSSIPFIFVGIAMPMFQLADLLSFNKAMSSIGLQHVAEDALGVLNVYAQKLVLIPMTLATGFSMALLPSVTKAYVSEDSEELNRQLNQAFQILLFITIPAVVGMSVLADPIYSAFYSHDPLGISVLKAYAPVSILFALFSVSAAILQGINQQKYTVLSLLVGFLIKLSLNIPLIKLFETEGSVYATAFGYLAAVLLNLYVITYFTGYRYSLTIRRSVLITVFSVIMGLAAWGMNSLLSLWLTTEGRFQAILIVAVCAIFGALIYAALSLKSKLAHRLFGARIDRLKAKLGL; encoded by the coding sequence ATGTCATCTAAGTTTTTAAAAGGGGCTTTTATATTAACGCTGGGAGCGATCATTTCCAAGGTACTTGGTTTATTTTACGTCATCCCATTTGAACATATGGTTGGGAATAAAGGGGCTACCCTTTATCAATATGGGTATGTTCCATATACCATTTTCATTAGCTTTGCAACGGCAGGCATGCCGCTTGCTGTTTCAAAATTCATTTCGAAGTATAATGCGCTTGAGGAGTACGCCGTCGGTGAGAAGTTATTTAAATCGAGCCTGAAATTAATGCTAGTCACCGGTTTTCTCGCTTTTTTGATTCTCTATACGATGGCACCATTGTTCACTGGAGTCTTTGGGGTCAGGCAGGAAGATGTCAGAGATGTCACGGAGATCATACGGGCAGTCAGCTTCGCCTTGATTTTTGTACCGTTCATGAGCATCATCCGCGGCTTCTTTCAAGGTCATGAGGCGATGGAACCAACGGCCATATCTCAGGTAATCGAACAAATTGTCCGCATCGTGTTCCTTTTGGCCGGTGTATATGTTGTTTTGAATGTCCTGGATGGAGAGTTAGTGAGAGCCATCCAAATAGCTACCTTCGCGGCGACGGTCGGGGCTGTCGGCGGTTTAGTGGTGTTATTTTGGTATTGGAAAAAACAAAAACCCCATTTGGACAGCTTGATGAAGAAAGACCGGGGGACGATGGAAATTTCCCTTAAGGAGATCTATAAAGAAATATTTCTATCATCGATTCCTTTCATATTCGTCGGAATCGCGATGCCAATGTTTCAGCTTGCGGACTTATTGTCCTTCAATAAGGCGATGTCGTCCATCGGGTTGCAGCATGTCGCAGAAGATGCCCTTGGGGTGTTGAATGTATATGCCCAGAAGCTTGTCTTGATTCCGATGACGCTTGCAACCGGGTTTTCAATGGCGCTTCTCCCTTCGGTGACGAAGGCATATGTAAGCGAGGATTCGGAAGAGTTAAACCGCCAGCTGAACCAAGCTTTCCAAATTTTGTTGTTCATTACGATTCCGGCGGTCGTTGGCATGTCGGTGCTGGCAGATCCGATCTATAGTGCCTTTTACAGCCATGATCCACTTGGAATCAGTGTACTGAAGGCATATGCGCCCGTTTCCATCTTGTTTGCGCTTTTTTCCGTTTCGGCGGCGATTTTACAAGGGATCAATCAGCAAAAATATACGGTGCTCAGCCTGCTTGTGGGCTTTTTAATCAAATTGAGCTTGAATATCCCGTTAATCAAGTTGTTTGAAACGGAAGGCTCCGTTTATGCTACGGCATTCGGCTACTTGGCTGCTGTGCTGCTGAATTTGTATGTCATTACCTACTTTACTGGATATCGTTACAGCCTTACCATCAGAAGATCTGTGTTGATCACTGTTTTTTCAGTGATAATGGGACTGGCTGCATGGGGCATGAACAGTTTATTATCGCTGTGGCTGACAACGGAAGGGCGATTCCAGGCGATTTTGATCGTGGCCGTTTGTGCAATTTTTGGAGCACTCATTTATGCGGCGCTTTCCTTGAAAAGCAAACTTGCCCATCGTTTGTTCGGTGCCCGGATCGATCGGTTAAAAGCTAAATTAGGATTATAA
- a CDS encoding NAD(P)/FAD-dependent oxidoreductase: MKYDVVVIGGGPSGLMAAIAAGEKGAHVLLVDKGEKLGRKLAISGGGRCNVTNRLSIDEIIQHIPGNGRFLYSAFSEFNNEDIIQFFEKLGVALKEEDHGRMFPVNDKAQSVVDALLTRLSSLKVTIYKNSPVAEVLYEHGKTSGVRLKDGQTIDTDAVVIAVGGKSVPHTGSTGDGYAWAKKAGHTITELFPTEVPVLSHETFIKDRTLQGLALRDVSLSVLNPKGKALITHRMDMLFTHFGVSGPAVLRCSQFVVKAIKKWNLSEVTMKLDALPDRNKEEVFQDIMKEIKAEPKKAIKNTLKGLVPERYLHFLLERSGIDLQEQGATISNEKIRRFAELCKDFQFGVHGTQPLEKAFVTGGGVSVKEIHPKEMASKLMDGLYFCGEILDIHGYTGGYNITSALVTGRLAGMNAAIHARS, from the coding sequence TTGAAATATGATGTAGTGGTAATTGGCGGCGGTCCTTCCGGATTGATGGCAGCAATAGCTGCCGGGGAAAAAGGGGCCCATGTATTGTTAGTGGATAAGGGCGAGAAGCTTGGCAGGAAGCTAGCCATCTCTGGCGGCGGACGCTGCAACGTGACGAACAGGCTCTCAATCGATGAAATCATTCAGCATATCCCTGGAAACGGGCGATTTCTATACAGTGCTTTCTCAGAGTTCAATAATGAAGACATTATTCAATTCTTTGAAAAATTGGGCGTGGCCCTTAAAGAAGAGGACCATGGCCGGATGTTCCCTGTCAACGATAAAGCGCAAAGTGTCGTGGATGCCCTTCTGACGCGCTTGTCTAGTTTAAAAGTAACGATCTATAAGAACTCACCAGTAGCGGAAGTTCTCTATGAACATGGAAAAACAAGCGGTGTCCGGTTGAAAGATGGACAAACCATCGATACAGATGCAGTCGTGATTGCAGTCGGCGGGAAATCGGTTCCCCACACCGGTTCGACCGGCGATGGCTACGCATGGGCTAAAAAGGCGGGGCATACGATTACCGAACTGTTTCCAACTGAGGTTCCCGTACTTAGCCATGAAACATTCATTAAAGATCGAACACTCCAAGGTCTCGCACTTCGCGATGTTTCATTGAGTGTCCTTAACCCAAAGGGCAAGGCCCTGATCACACACCGAATGGATATGCTCTTCACCCATTTTGGCGTCTCCGGTCCAGCTGTTCTAAGATGCAGCCAATTCGTCGTGAAAGCGATAAAAAAATGGAACCTGTCGGAAGTGACAATGAAACTCGATGCCCTTCCGGACCGAAACAAGGAAGAGGTCTTTCAAGACATCATGAAGGAAATTAAAGCCGAACCGAAAAAAGCCATTAAAAATACCTTAAAAGGTTTAGTTCCTGAACGATACCTTCACTTTCTGCTTGAGCGAAGCGGCATCGACCTTCAAGAACAAGGAGCGACGATATCAAATGAAAAAATCCGCCGCTTTGCAGAACTATGCAAGGACTTCCAATTCGGAGTACACGGCACCCAGCCGCTAGAAAAAGCCTTCGTCACGGGCGGCGGCGTATCCGTCAAAGAAATACACCCAAAAGAAATGGCATCCAAACTGATGGACGGACTGTATTTCTGCGGTGAAATTCTGGATATACACGGATACACAGGCGGCTATAATATCACATCGGCATTAGTAACCGGAAGACTGGCCGGTATGAATGCTGCCATACATGCCCGTTCATGA
- a CDS encoding MGMT family protein, protein MTYGQIGQLAGSPRGARQVVRILHSSSKKHDLPWHRVINAKGEIGIKAEGAAEHQKAMLESEGITFTERNTIDLEAFRYHPELF, encoded by the coding sequence ATGACATATGGTCAAATCGGACAGCTCGCCGGTAGTCCGCGCGGTGCAAGGCAGGTCGTAAGGATCCTTCATTCAAGCAGCAAAAAACATGACCTTCCTTGGCACCGGGTAATCAATGCCAAGGGAGAAATCGGCATAAAAGCAGAGGGCGCCGCAGAACACCAAAAGGCGATGCTCGAGAGTGAAGGCATCACATTCACGGAACGGAATACCATTGACCTCGAAGCTTTCCGCTATCATCCAGAATTATTTTAA
- a CDS encoding MEDS domain-containing protein: MDNKMIQLLEKIQQSDGGHILYCFNELEAYIENEATFIIAGVEQGDHILVVENDRIYPFVYKKLQLHLNEEQLELVHLMNNFDFYCFHGDFHPSTMVNYFLENIDTYTKRNQHVRTWGHVEWGHDDQVSLAIGEYEKGIDKLIKEQGLISVCAYDDCRLPAELKTNLIKHHGVLITDEKITMLANG, translated from the coding sequence TTGGATAATAAAATGATACAACTACTAGAAAAAATACAGCAATCGGATGGTGGTCATATTTTATACTGTTTTAATGAATTGGAAGCCTACATTGAAAATGAGGCAACTTTCATCATTGCCGGTGTTGAACAGGGAGACCATATCCTGGTCGTCGAAAATGACCGTATCTATCCTTTCGTGTATAAGAAATTGCAGCTTCATTTAAATGAGGAGCAATTGGAGCTAGTGCATCTTATGAATAATTTTGATTTTTATTGTTTTCATGGAGACTTCCATCCTTCGACGATGGTTAATTATTTTTTGGAAAATATCGATACATACACTAAACGCAATCAGCACGTGCGGACTTGGGGCCATGTTGAATGGGGCCATGACGATCAAGTCAGCTTAGCGATAGGCGAATATGAAAAAGGAATCGACAAACTGATCAAGGAACAAGGATTGATTTCCGTTTGTGCATACGATGACTGCAGATTGCCTGCCGAGCTTAAAACAAACTTGATCAAGCATCATGGGGTCCTGATAACCGATGAAAAAATCACGATGTTGGCAAACGGATAG